The Ischnura elegans chromosome 1, ioIscEleg1.1, whole genome shotgun sequence genome contains a region encoding:
- the LOC124164751 gene encoding uncharacterized protein LOC124164751, protein MERSGRVSYGDSAVGYVQVKRCGNICFVRARVTLEHKVRSKCYIVVVEVDEEISIINNAKCLDCKAAKGGCKHVVAVLMRLRRRSEEPAPTSIVCYRRKSRLSSVVDGERCITAKEIGSKSDAPASVDDASETTFLNAVLAEREKLCPNSILMKHFHCTDDVDNLSLHLLSRKFFADGGGTFSDFIDFCSCVMTEDACSKAATLTSSQSKCSLWEKL, encoded by the exons ATGGAAAG GTCCGGTAGAGTGTCTTATGGTGACTCGGCAGTGGGCTATGTGCAGGTGAAAAGATGTGGAAATATATGTTTCGTGCGAGCCAGAGTTACTCTAGAACATAAAGTACGAAGCAAATGCTATATCGTGGTGGTGGAAGTGGACGAGGAAATTAGCATCATTAACAATGCTAAATGCCTTGACTGCAAGGCTGCTAAAG gtGGCTGCAAACATGTTGTGGCAGTGTTGATGAGGCTTCGTAGAAGAAGTGAAGAACCTGCTCCTACCTCAATAGTATGTTATCGGCGGAAATCTCGGCTATCAAGTGTAGTTGATGGGGAAAGGTGCATCACTGCCAAAGAGATAGGATCTAAAAGTGATGCACCAGCATCGGTAGATGATGCATCAGAAACCACCTTTTTAAATGCTGTTTTGGCAGAAAGGGAGAAGTTATGTCCTAATAGTATACTgatgaaacattttcattgcaCAGATGATGTTGATAACCTTTCCCTCCACCTACTCAGTCGTAAGTTTTTTGCTGATGGAGGTGGAACATTCTctgatttcattgatttttgtAGCTGCGTAATGACTGAGGATGCTTGCTCTAAAGCAGCTACTCTTACGTCTTCACAATCTAAATGTTCCCTTTGGGAAAAACTTTGA